Proteins from a genomic interval of Corynebacterium deserti GIMN1.010:
- the mqo gene encoding malate dehydrogenase (quinone) → MSDSPKNAPRITDEADVVLIGAGIMSATLGAMLRQLEPNWTQLVFERLDGPAQESSSPWNNAGTGHSALCELNYTPEVNGKVDIAKAVGINEKFQVSRQFWSHLVDEGTLPDPREFINAVPHVSFGHGADQVAYIKARYEALKDHPLFQGMTYADDEATFTEKLPLMAKGRDFSDPVAISWINEGTDINYGAQTKQYLAAAETAGTEIRYGHEVKSIKADGAKWIVTVKNVHTGDTKTVKANFVFVGAGGYALDLLRSAGIPQVKGFAGFPVSGLWLRCTNEELIEQHAAKVYGKASVGAPPMSVPHLDTRVIEGEKGLLFGPYGGWTPKFLKQGSYLDLFKSIRPDNIPSYLGVAAQEFDLTKYLVTEVLKDQDKRMEALHEYMPEAEKDDWETIVAGQRVQVIKPAGFPKFGSLEFGTTLINNSEGTIAGLLGASPGASIAPSAMLELLERCFGDRMIEWGDKLKEMVPSYGKKLSNEPELFAEQWERTQKTLKLEQA, encoded by the coding sequence ATGTCAGATTCCCCGAAGAACGCACCGAGGATTACTGATGAGGCTGACGTAGTCCTCATCGGCGCCGGTATTATGAGTGCCACTCTTGGTGCGATGTTGCGCCAATTGGAGCCAAACTGGACCCAACTCGTCTTCGAGCGTTTGGATGGACCGGCTCAGGAGTCGTCCTCCCCGTGGAACAATGCAGGTACCGGCCACTCTGCTCTGTGTGAGCTAAACTACACCCCAGAGGTGAACGGCAAGGTAGACATCGCCAAGGCCGTTGGCATCAACGAGAAGTTCCAGGTGTCCCGCCAGTTCTGGTCTCACTTGGTTGACGAAGGCACCCTGCCTGACCCTCGCGAATTCATTAACGCTGTTCCTCACGTGTCCTTCGGGCATGGCGCAGACCAGGTTGCCTACATCAAGGCTCGCTACGAAGCTCTGAAGGATCACCCACTTTTCCAGGGTATGACCTACGCTGACGACGAAGCCACCTTCACCGAGAAGCTTCCTTTAATGGCAAAGGGACGCGACTTCTCTGATCCAGTTGCAATTTCTTGGATCAACGAAGGTACCGACATCAACTACGGTGCCCAGACCAAGCAGTACCTCGCAGCTGCGGAGACTGCCGGCACCGAAATCCGCTACGGCCACGAAGTAAAGAGCATCAAGGCTGACGGCGCAAAGTGGATTGTCACTGTCAAGAACGTCCACACCGGTGATACCAAGACCGTCAAGGCTAACTTCGTCTTCGTTGGCGCTGGAGGATACGCACTCGACTTGCTCCGCAGCGCTGGCATTCCACAGGTCAAGGGCTTTGCTGGTTTCCCCGTATCTGGCCTGTGGCTGCGTTGCACCAACGAAGAGCTCATCGAGCAGCATGCTGCCAAGGTTTACGGTAAGGCTTCTGTTGGCGCTCCTCCAATGTCTGTCCCTCACCTTGACACCCGCGTTATCGAGGGCGAAAAGGGACTGCTGTTTGGACCTTACGGTGGCTGGACCCCTAAGTTCCTCAAGCAGGGCTCCTACTTGGATCTGTTCAAGTCGATCCGCCCAGATAACATTCCTTCCTACCTCGGCGTTGCTGCACAGGAATTCGACCTGACCAAGTACCTGGTCACCGAAGTGCTGAAAGATCAGGACAAGCGCATGGAAGCTCTTCACGAGTACATGCCAGAGGCAGAAAAAGACGATTGGGAGACCATCGTTGCCGGACAGCGCGTTCAGGTTATTAAGCCTGCTGGCTTCCCTAAGTTCGGTTCCCTGGAATTCGGTACCACCTTGATCAACAACTCCGAGGGCACCATCGCAGGTCTACTCGGCGCTTCTCCTGGAGCATCCATTGCACCATCCGCCATGCTGGAACTGCTGGAGCGCTGCTTCGGTGATCGCATGATCGAATGGGGCGACAAGCTGAAGGAAATGGTTCCGTCCTACGGCAAGAAATTGAGCAACGAGCCAGAGCTCTTTGCAGAGCAGTGGGAGCGCACCCAGAAGACCCTTAAGCTCGAGCAGGCTTAA
- a CDS encoding VOC family protein → MQKFIPSIWCPGTADEAAAFYQDAFSDFPGGVEILETVRYPEEGLLDFQQPLAGKTLTIDLSIAGFRFTLVNAGEEFTPNPSISFMLIFDTIRDPQAREHQDGVWEKLLAGGSELMPIGKYPFSPRYGWVQDKFGVSWQLIQSAPEEQAGPSVITSLMFGGAAQNKAVEAQEFYVKVFPNSAIGPRAPYGEPTGPATAEAVSFSQFQLDGEWVFAMDSGVEQDFSFTEGVSLIYEAHGQEELDAIWDALSAVPEAEACGWLKDKFGVSWQIVPDNMAELMSKPGAYEKLMEMKKIMIADF, encoded by the coding sequence ATGCAAAAGTTTATCCCGAGCATTTGGTGCCCAGGCACCGCAGATGAAGCCGCAGCCTTTTATCAAGACGCATTTTCTGACTTTCCAGGTGGCGTAGAAATCCTCGAAACCGTCAGGTACCCAGAAGAAGGACTCCTGGATTTTCAGCAACCGCTGGCAGGAAAGACCCTCACCATTGATCTCTCCATCGCAGGATTCAGGTTCACCCTTGTCAATGCTGGCGAAGAATTCACCCCCAATCCGTCAATCAGTTTCATGCTTATCTTTGACACCATCCGTGATCCTCAAGCCAGAGAGCATCAAGATGGCGTGTGGGAGAAGCTTCTCGCAGGTGGCTCGGAGCTCATGCCGATTGGGAAATACCCATTTTCACCGCGTTACGGTTGGGTCCAAGACAAGTTTGGGGTGAGCTGGCAGCTCATTCAAAGTGCCCCAGAAGAACAAGCTGGACCATCGGTTATTACGTCCTTGATGTTCGGTGGTGCTGCACAAAACAAAGCAGTGGAAGCCCAAGAGTTCTATGTTAAGGTTTTCCCCAATTCAGCGATCGGTCCTCGTGCGCCGTATGGTGAACCAACTGGCCCAGCCACTGCGGAGGCAGTATCTTTCTCCCAATTCCAGCTTGATGGCGAATGGGTTTTTGCCATGGATTCTGGCGTTGAACAAGATTTCTCCTTCACTGAAGGCGTGTCGCTCATCTATGAAGCGCATGGTCAAGAGGAACTCGACGCTATCTGGGATGCCCTGTCTGCTGTGCCAGAAGCTGAGGCCTGCGGTTGGCTTAAAGACAAGTTCGGTGTGAGCTGGCAGATCGTTCCTGACAACATGGCGGAATTGATGTCCAAGCCGGGAGCTTATGAAAAGCTCATGGAGATGAAGAAAATCATGATCGCCGACTTTTAA
- a CDS encoding alpha/beta hydrolase, with the protein MTRSQIPHPVDAWSTDVLGPDYQFHTIDLGADPDKETDVVATVVRYNPDGAVEESDPYFSRPALLWVHGMTDYFFHTEFAEFFHNEGYAVYALDLRKCGRSHRPGQRWHYTTDLEFYFPDLNAAEDLITLNHPQLIPVAHSTGGLIVPLWLNHLREHEPSRLESIPALVLNSPWLDMMYPKLFIKAVTPLVKIVGTLTPKVLVPGGGLGTYGESIHKDFHGEWDFNTRMKPVAGHRKSIGWLKTILENQRRIHNDDINVGVDVLTLRSARSWLKPQYSEKTNASDAVLDVEQIQQWATHLSDPSSRVQVVPIENARHDIFLSREPVRTQAMIVMRDWLSERVSVHQPEQRS; encoded by the coding sequence ATGACTCGAAGCCAAATCCCCCATCCCGTCGATGCCTGGTCCACAGACGTTCTTGGACCCGATTATCAGTTCCACACCATCGATTTGGGCGCCGATCCTGACAAGGAAACTGATGTAGTGGCAACCGTTGTGCGCTACAACCCAGATGGGGCGGTCGAGGAATCTGATCCGTACTTTTCTCGGCCAGCCTTGTTGTGGGTCCACGGAATGACGGATTATTTCTTCCACACGGAGTTCGCAGAGTTCTTCCACAACGAGGGCTATGCGGTCTACGCACTTGATCTTCGCAAATGCGGTCGATCCCACCGCCCTGGACAACGCTGGCATTACACCACAGATTTGGAGTTTTACTTCCCCGACCTCAACGCGGCGGAAGACCTCATCACGTTAAATCATCCTCAGCTCATTCCGGTTGCACATTCAACCGGTGGACTAATTGTTCCCTTGTGGCTCAATCACTTGAGGGAGCACGAACCTTCGCGATTAGAGTCCATTCCAGCTCTCGTCCTCAACAGCCCGTGGCTTGACATGATGTACCCAAAGCTATTCATTAAGGCGGTTACTCCGCTGGTAAAAATCGTCGGCACGCTTACCCCCAAGGTCCTAGTACCGGGCGGCGGACTGGGCACCTATGGCGAATCAATCCATAAAGATTTCCATGGCGAGTGGGACTTCAACACACGGATGAAGCCGGTAGCAGGTCACCGCAAGTCAATCGGCTGGTTGAAAACCATTTTGGAAAATCAACGCCGAATTCACAACGATGACATCAATGTTGGCGTAGATGTACTTACGCTGCGATCCGCACGATCATGGCTCAAACCCCAGTACTCAGAGAAAACTAACGCTTCTGATGCCGTGTTGGATGTGGAACAGATCCAACAGTGGGCAACGCACTTGTCCGATCCATCAAGCCGCGTGCAAGTAGTCCCCATTGAAAATGCTCGCCATGATATTTTCTTATCCCGCGAACCCGTACGCACGCAAGCGATGATTGTCATGCGTGATTGGCTCAGCGAGCGCGTTTCGGTACATCAACCAGAACAGCGTTCATAA
- the mtr gene encoding mycothione reductase — MTEQTTPVKHYDLIIIGTGSGNSIPGPEFDDKSIAIVEKGAFGGTCLNVGCIPTKMYVYAADIAQEIHEATRLGISASVNNVDWPSIVSRVFDKRIDPIAQGGEAYRRGPDTPNIDVYDMHATFVGPKTISTGVAGQEQLISGTDIVIATGSRPFIPHVIADSGVRYYTNEDIMRLPKQPESIVIVGGGFIALEFAHVFAALGTKVTIVHRSDVLLRDADADISARILELSKTRFDVQLNTTISSVAQDSHGHVTVTTNNGENIDAEILLVATGRTPNGDQMNLDAAGIEMDGRQIKVDKFGHTSADGVWALGDVSSPYQLKHVANAEMRAIKHNLANPDNLQEMPHKFVPSAVFTNPQIAQVGMTEAQARQADINITVKIQNYSDVAYGWAMEDTTGFVKLIADKDSGQLVGAHIIGAQASTLIQQLITIMAFGIDVREAATKQYWIHPALPEVVENGLLGLEF, encoded by the coding sequence ATGACTGAGCAGACCACCCCCGTTAAGCACTATGATCTCATCATCATTGGCACAGGTTCCGGCAACTCCATTCCAGGACCTGAATTTGACGATAAGTCCATTGCCATCGTAGAAAAGGGTGCTTTCGGCGGAACCTGCCTCAACGTAGGGTGCATCCCCACCAAGATGTACGTTTACGCAGCAGATATTGCGCAAGAAATCCACGAAGCCACCCGCCTCGGCATTTCTGCCTCTGTCAACAATGTGGATTGGCCCTCCATTGTCAGTCGCGTCTTCGACAAGCGCATTGACCCCATTGCTCAAGGCGGCGAAGCTTATCGACGCGGCCCTGACACCCCAAACATTGACGTCTACGACATGCACGCCACGTTTGTCGGCCCAAAGACTATTTCCACCGGCGTTGCAGGCCAGGAACAGCTCATTTCCGGAACTGACATCGTCATTGCCACAGGCTCGCGTCCATTTATTCCTCACGTCATCGCAGATTCTGGCGTGCGCTATTACACCAATGAAGACATCATGCGCCTGCCTAAGCAGCCCGAATCCATCGTGATTGTGGGCGGTGGTTTCATCGCCTTGGAGTTTGCCCACGTGTTTGCAGCTCTCGGAACTAAAGTCACCATCGTTCACCGCTCTGATGTGCTGCTGCGCGATGCAGACGCGGATATTTCTGCGCGCATCCTAGAACTGTCAAAAACGCGTTTCGACGTTCAACTCAACACCACCATCTCCTCAGTTGCCCAGGACTCACACGGCCACGTAACCGTCACAACTAATAACGGCGAAAACATTGACGCCGAGATCTTGCTTGTTGCTACAGGCCGCACCCCCAACGGTGATCAGATGAACCTAGACGCTGCAGGAATTGAGATGGACGGACGCCAAATCAAGGTGGACAAGTTTGGACACACCTCCGCCGATGGTGTGTGGGCGCTTGGCGATGTCTCCTCCCCTTACCAACTCAAGCACGTCGCCAACGCAGAAATGCGCGCCATCAAGCACAACCTGGCTAACCCAGACAATCTCCAGGAGATGCCACACAAGTTTGTGCCATCTGCAGTGTTCACAAATCCACAAATCGCACAGGTCGGCATGACAGAAGCGCAAGCGCGCCAGGCTGACATCAATATCACGGTGAAGATCCAGAACTACTCCGATGTTGCCTACGGCTGGGCAATGGAAGACACCACAGGATTCGTCAAACTCATCGCGGACAAGGATTCTGGGCAGTTGGTTGGCGCACACATCATTGGCGCACAAGCATCAACGTTGATCCAGCAATTAATCACCATCATGGCATTTGGAATTGATGTGCGTGAGGCAGCCACGAAGCAGTATTGGATTCACCCAGCACTGCCGGAAGTTGTAGAAAATGGACTACTTGGGCTGGAGTTTTAA